In one Thermanaerovibrio velox DSM 12556 genomic region, the following are encoded:
- a CDS encoding PilC/PilY family type IV pilus protein produces MFLLIDTSASMLWSTSGDVNDVPASGTCYSGPAGSSPYYVLPSPVPHNPVVGDPYYFYESSETWCTYGDGSQPYKMYTGEQYQYWGRDLDSSNNIENDPNCYAQDNDYLRYKRGNRANGLVPNDSRAFKMKLVLWRLLRSPDVVRDAVVGVATYVQQDYSSWGDNGLPWADWYRGVTKSGSFAYREASWPNGRFGYDNPNSSGTGGSGMTYYGRSVRLSRGVLISTNESSKRAMFIVQPSQMYQLSGGAYVATQARDKVTQWFDGVEDSTNKELRFDGKRPLTQSIAFSEGANYSKLEGSLRDFFCARKSGVYDINDSRPSAEPTYIRQWCQGNYAIILTAGGQNRDNTDPVEAVRALYNARISYYGWGVDPATGSYRKSQPVKVFVVAFVNPNPTSDKGRQLKRTLEKMADVGDDGLENGSASPFYANDVGALMDAFRRIFDSINSNAGSGGAPVVSPRKDGETFVYSSSFSVPSSSRAMQWKGDIVCYGFDKDGNQTRKWSAAEMLNKREHSDRALLAVVNGEGLKRVLNSGSFSYLDQLASQMGLSSSGASAATQAELFLRWLMGDRTVAYDANGFKIKWDEDLDENYLYKRAGQRYKMGDVYHSGMVELTIYNSNGGKDIALFAQDNLGLLHAFDVSNGSERWAFAPPNVLEGRRMVGLKQFQGAWLQTTDPMQSYYSVPRYLLDGPLVVERTREGKYVLLGLLGRGGCGLYAMDVTSPWSPSFLWAVENQVFEFKGDSSMPGFSSSPKLVIWGSKSREVLSHVQAYGTKRDYRELLLSTSTPVVGTYLGEDVLLMGNGYPGPSGMSKQGAVYLSSLFTGDIKNKFTHSDMKSVVGSPKALAPSDGSREIDLFYFGDLSSSIWRASASKGQVSCIVPSGVIPGGMGISHGLAIGRSGGALWIAGVTGDDGGLDNPSGTRAVMFSFPLARAESGGITKTGDLNGVNAYDQSTAGSTDGWYMPLDQSGANRERPSTPPVIKNGYALFATFTPSSGACVAGTGRLYAVDLRTGKSGWGGLKYREVENLKITGITIYKNKIYMGVQRFADISDSALKKAFGSDAKASWDSGLVTISLPPNVPADKDKVGKYDRLYWRRR; encoded by the coding sequence GTGTTCCTTCTGATAGATACTAGTGCGTCCATGCTGTGGTCCACCAGTGGGGACGTCAACGATGTGCCTGCAAGTGGAACTTGTTACTCAGGGCCTGCCGGGTCTTCGCCGTATTATGTTCTTCCCTCCCCGGTCCCTCACAACCCGGTGGTTGGGGATCCGTATTATTTCTACGAATCCTCGGAGACTTGGTGTACCTATGGGGATGGTTCCCAGCCGTATAAGATGTACACAGGGGAGCAGTATCAGTATTGGGGGAGGGATCTTGACTCGTCCAACAACATAGAGAACGATCCAAACTGTTACGCCCAGGATAACGATTATCTAAGGTACAAGCGTGGGAATAGGGCCAATGGCCTGGTCCCGAACGACAGCAGGGCCTTTAAAATGAAGCTGGTCCTGTGGCGGCTTTTGCGTTCCCCGGATGTGGTGAGGGATGCGGTTGTTGGGGTTGCTACTTATGTCCAACAGGATTATTCCAGTTGGGGGGATAATGGCCTTCCGTGGGCAGACTGGTATCGCGGTGTTACCAAGAGCGGTAGCTTTGCATACAGGGAAGCCAGCTGGCCTAATGGCCGTTTTGGTTATGACAATCCCAATTCTTCCGGCACCGGCGGCAGCGGCATGACCTATTATGGCAGGAGTGTTCGGTTGAGTCGAGGTGTCTTGATCAGCACCAACGAATCCAGCAAGAGGGCCATGTTCATAGTCCAACCCTCCCAGATGTATCAGTTGTCCGGGGGGGCTTACGTGGCCACTCAGGCCAGGGACAAGGTTACCCAGTGGTTTGACGGGGTGGAGGATAGCACCAACAAGGAGCTTCGTTTCGATGGGAAACGGCCGCTTACCCAGTCTATAGCGTTCTCTGAGGGGGCTAACTACAGCAAACTGGAGGGATCCCTTCGGGATTTCTTCTGTGCCCGCAAGAGTGGGGTATATGATATTAACGATTCGCGTCCTTCTGCTGAGCCAACCTACATAAGACAGTGGTGTCAGGGTAACTACGCCATAATACTCACCGCCGGGGGGCAGAACAGGGACAACACGGACCCGGTTGAAGCGGTGAGGGCCCTTTATAATGCCCGCATATCTTACTATGGGTGGGGTGTTGATCCCGCCACTGGATCTTATAGGAAGTCTCAGCCGGTGAAGGTCTTTGTTGTGGCCTTTGTAAACCCCAATCCTACGTCCGACAAGGGGAGACAGCTTAAGCGTACCCTTGAGAAGATGGCGGATGTTGGGGATGATGGCCTGGAGAACGGCTCCGCCTCGCCTTTTTACGCCAACGACGTGGGAGCCCTTATGGATGCCTTCAGGCGTATATTTGACAGCATAAACAGCAATGCCGGCTCCGGCGGAGCCCCGGTGGTGAGCCCACGCAAGGACGGAGAGACCTTTGTGTACTCTTCCTCTTTTTCAGTGCCGAGTTCCAGCAGGGCGATGCAGTGGAAGGGAGACATAGTCTGCTACGGTTTTGATAAGGACGGGAACCAGACGAGAAAGTGGAGCGCCGCGGAGATGCTTAATAAGAGGGAGCATTCCGATAGGGCTTTGCTGGCGGTGGTTAACGGCGAGGGGCTTAAGAGGGTTCTTAACTCCGGATCGTTTAGTTACTTGGATCAGCTGGCATCTCAAATGGGCCTTTCTTCAAGCGGAGCCAGCGCTGCAACCCAGGCTGAGCTTTTCCTTAGGTGGCTCATGGGGGACAGGACCGTTGCGTACGACGCAAACGGTTTTAAGATAAAGTGGGATGAGGACCTGGATGAAAACTATCTTTACAAGAGGGCCGGGCAAAGATATAAGATGGGAGACGTATATCACTCCGGCATGGTGGAACTTACGATATACAACTCCAACGGCGGTAAGGATATAGCGCTTTTTGCCCAGGATAACCTGGGGTTGTTGCATGCGTTTGACGTTTCTAACGGGTCCGAGCGGTGGGCCTTCGCCCCCCCCAACGTCTTGGAGGGACGGCGCATGGTTGGGCTTAAGCAGTTCCAAGGGGCTTGGCTTCAGACCACCGATCCCATGCAGTCCTATTACTCAGTTCCCAGGTACCTTTTGGATGGGCCTTTGGTGGTTGAGAGGACCCGAGAGGGTAAGTATGTGCTGCTCGGGCTTCTTGGAAGGGGGGGGTGTGGATTATATGCCATGGACGTAACATCCCCTTGGTCTCCCAGCTTCCTATGGGCGGTGGAGAACCAGGTTTTTGAGTTCAAGGGAGATTCCTCCATGCCTGGTTTTTCCTCTTCCCCCAAATTGGTGATATGGGGTTCTAAGAGCAGGGAGGTTCTTTCTCACGTCCAGGCTTATGGCACGAAGAGAGATTATCGGGAGCTGCTCTTGTCAACTTCCACCCCCGTGGTGGGGACCTACTTGGGTGAAGACGTTTTGCTCATGGGCAATGGCTATCCTGGACCTTCGGGGATGTCCAAGCAGGGGGCGGTTTACCTCTCATCCCTTTTTACTGGGGATATAAAGAACAAGTTTACCCACTCGGACATGAAATCAGTGGTGGGCTCCCCCAAGGCCTTGGCTCCTTCCGACGGGAGTCGGGAGATCGATCTATTCTACTTTGGGGATCTGTCATCCTCGATTTGGAGGGCCAGTGCCTCAAAGGGACAGGTGTCTTGCATAGTTCCTTCTGGGGTTATACCTGGGGGCATGGGCATATCCCACGGCCTTGCGATAGGCAGGAGCGGTGGGGCATTGTGGATCGCGGGGGTGACTGGCGATGACGGAGGGCTTGACAACCCCTCGGGCACGAGGGCGGTCATGTTCTCCTTCCCCCTGGCCAGGGCGGAGAGCGGTGGTATAACCAAGACAGGTGATCTTAACGGTGTAAACGCTTACGATCAATCCACCGCGGGATCTACGGATGGTTGGTATATGCCCCTGGATCAGTCTGGTGCAAACCGGGAGCGGCCTTCGACCCCGCCGGTCATAAAGAACGGATATGCCCTTTTTGCCACCTTTACTCCTTCCAGCGGTGCCTGTGTGGCCGGGACCGGCCGGCTGTACGCGGTGGATTTAAGAACCGGTAAGAGCGGATGGGGAGGACTTAAGTACCGGGAGGTGGAGAACCTTAAGATAACAGGTATAACCATATATAAGAACAAGATCTACATGGGGGTCCAAAGGTTTGCGGATATCAGTGATAGCGCGCTTAAAAAAGCCTTCGGCAGCGACGCCAAGGCTTCGTGGGATAGCGGCCTTGTAACCATATCCCTGCCACCTAACGTTCCGGCTGACAAGGACAAGGTGGGTAAGTACGACAGGCTCTATTGGAGAAGACGATGA
- the pilM gene encoding type IV pilus biogenesis protein PilM, which produces MKRLGLWVRRKKRLAGLFVMGDKIQYLALDIKRGGLSVKAMAEVDLEMAPSQRDVWADPGMLENRMLKIKREVGARWFRSAVLGIQAKDVMVKVIQLPRIEDGRGLRELFKMDFDKHFPFPASEAVFDVATIEHPLDAGGDVSYAVAAVSRSRPVESIIEVCGKVGLMVDAVEPSVMAAFRAMQGPEPPSERCNLYVMAGFYSSFIVVSYKNSGILYRNVSYGFGNERPDEDVFVSFAREIYSSANFVTTQLKGLGVGKIYIGGYGLNYADEIKEAVSSMTLIPVETVDPWDLWEIDGAPEERWGWDVTLGLALRGVDDE; this is translated from the coding sequence GTGAAGAGATTGGGCCTTTGGGTTAGAAGGAAGAAGAGGCTGGCGGGGCTCTTTGTCATGGGAGACAAGATCCAATATCTGGCCTTGGATATTAAGCGAGGGGGGCTGTCTGTCAAGGCTATGGCGGAGGTGGACTTGGAGATGGCCCCTTCTCAGCGGGATGTGTGGGCGGATCCTGGCATGTTGGAGAACCGTATGCTCAAGATCAAGAGGGAGGTGGGAGCCCGGTGGTTTAGGAGCGCTGTGTTGGGTATACAGGCGAAGGATGTGATGGTGAAGGTCATACAGCTGCCGCGCATTGAGGATGGAAGGGGACTGAGAGAGCTTTTTAAGATGGATTTTGATAAGCATTTCCCCTTCCCCGCCAGCGAGGCGGTTTTTGATGTTGCCACCATAGAGCACCCGCTGGATGCTGGGGGTGACGTTTCTTATGCGGTTGCCGCGGTTTCCAGGTCCAGACCGGTGGAATCCATCATCGAGGTTTGTGGCAAGGTGGGCCTCATGGTGGATGCGGTGGAGCCAAGCGTGATGGCTGCCTTTCGGGCCATGCAGGGGCCTGAGCCGCCGAGTGAGCGCTGTAATCTATATGTCATGGCGGGTTTTTATTCATCCTTCATAGTGGTTTCATACAAGAATAGTGGGATACTATACAGGAATGTCTCTTATGGTTTTGGCAACGAACGTCCAGATGAGGATGTATTCGTGTCCTTTGCCCGGGAGATATACTCCTCCGCCAACTTCGTAACCACACAGCTCAAGGGACTTGGGGTAGGTAAGATATACATTGGGGGATATGGGCTGAATTATGCGGATGAGATAAAGGAAGCGGTTTCATCCATGACGCTTATACCGGTTGAAACGGTGGATCCTTGGGATCTATGGGAGATCGATGGGGCTCCGGAGGAACGGTGGGGTTGGGATGTCACCTTGGGCCTTGCGCTTAGGGGGGTCGATGACGAATGA